The window GCGTCAGCGCCAAGAAGTTTGGCGCTAGCAGCGACAAAGCCGGGGCCGCAGCCTGCGTCCAACACCTTTGCGCCAGGAAAAAGTCTTGCATGGTCTAGCAACTTCGGAATGGTCTGAAGTGTTACGCGTGCAGTGGCGTCACCATACAGCCGTGCCCGTGCTGACCATCCCTTGCGTTCGCCTTCTCTAAACGCTGAAAAATCCATGATGCCTCTCCCAACTTGGTAGAAGACAACACAGTTTATTGTTGGCAGACAACCCTAAAACAGACCTTGGGAAGATGGGTATGAAGGTCCGCTTTGTCCGCATACCAGACATTTCGAAACCACGTCGGCGTCAGTCGCCTTGCGCTTGGGCGCGGCTTTTGCCCGATACGGCCAACGCCAGCGTGGCGCCCATCAGCCCATCAAGGTCACCGTCCAGCACGCCTTTGGTGTCGGATGTCTCGTAATTTGTGCGCAGGTCTTTCACCATCTGGTAGGGCTGCAAAACATAGGATCGGATCTGGTTGCCCCAGCCCGCGTCACCTGCGTTCTCGTGTACTTCGTTGACCAGCGCGGACCGCTTGTCCAACTCCATTTGGTATAGACGGCTCTTCAATGCTTTCATCGCGATGTCGCGGTTCTGGTGCTGTGATTTCTCGGAGCTGGTCACCACGATGCCGGTGGGGTGGTGGGTGATGCGCACCGCTGAGTCGGTGGTGTTGACGTGCTGACCGCCCGCGCCAGAGGAGCGGTATGTGTCGATGCGGATATCGGACGGGTTCACTTCGATCTCGATGTTGTCATCTACCACAGGGTACACTTTGACCGAGGTAAAGGAGGTGTGCCGCTTGGCCGCGCTGTCGAAGGGCGAAATACGCACCAGACGGTGCACGCCGGATTCCGATTTGAGCCAGCCATAAGCATTGTGACCGCTGATCTTGTACGCGGCGGATTTAATGCCCGCCTCTTCGCCGGCACTTTCTGATTGCAGCTCTACGGTATAGCCCTTCTTCTCGGCCCAGCGGACGTACATCCGCGCCAGCATGGACGCCCAGTCACACGATTCTGTACCACCCGCACCCGAGTTGATTTCAAGGAAGGTGTCATTGGCATCCGCCTCACCGTCCAACAACGCTTCCAGCTCTTTCTGGGCGGCTGTTTTGGCCAGCTTGGTCAAAGCTGCTTCGGCCTCTCCCACAACTTCGGCGTCATCTTCCATTTCGCCCAGTTCGATCAGATCGATGTTGTCCTGAAGCTCTGTTTTGATGCCTTCATAGGTCGCCATTGCATCGACAAGCGCCTGACGGTCGCGCATCAGCTTTTGCGCAGCTTCAGGATCATCCCAGAGGGTTGGATCTTCAACCCGCGCGTTGAATTCCTCAAGCCGATACGGGGCCGTCTCCACGTTCAGCCGCTGGGCCAATAGGTCGAGCGACTTGCGGATTTTATCGACGGTGCTTTGTACTTCTGCGCGCATGATCAGTCCTGAAATAATAGAGCGGCCCTCGCAGATACGAGGGCCGCCCATGTGATAGACCAGCGGTCCAGCCGCTACAAGCGTTAGGCGCGTCCTAGTACAGACCACCTGTGCTGAGCGTGCCGAAACCGGCCTTTGGTCCGACAATGGCCTTCTTGCCAGTCGAGGTTGTGACCTCTTTGGCACTCTTGCCGCCGATACCTTCGACCAGAGGCAGATCGGCGCCCATTGCAAAGCCACCGTCGAAGGTAATGCCGAAGTTGATGAATTCGCCTTCGCGGAAACACTCTGACACGACATTGTCACCACGCGCATCAGAGCTGAGGCGCGCACCGGTGAAACGGTCGATGTTGATAAACTCACAGCCCTCTGGCACGCGGAATTTACCACCACCGTATTTCTGGACAGCCTTGGACATAAAGCGCTGGAAGACCGGACCACACATTCCGCCACCCGAGGCAGAGCGCCCCAAGCTGCGCGGCTGATCATAGCCGATGTAGCAGCCCGCAACGATGTTGGAAGTGAAGCCGACAAACCAGACGTCTTTCGAATCGTTGGTTGTCCCTGTCTTACCTGCTGTCGGGACGCCGAGGTTCACGGATTTGCGCGCGGTCCCGCGGTCAACCACGCCCGTCATCATTGACGTCAGCTGATAGGCCGTGATCGGATCCATCACTCGTTCACGGTTTGAGATCACCCGTGGTGACACCCCTGCTGCCAGTGTCGGCAGGCTGCAATCCTCACAAATACGTTTGTCGTGTTTGTACACGGTCCGGCCATAGCGATCCTGCACGCGGTCGACCAGCGTAGGCTCCACCCGCTCACCGCCATTGGCGAACATCGCATAGGCCGCGACCATCTGGTACAGCGTTGTTTCTTGCGAACCCAGCGCGTTGGCCAGAACTGGCGACAGGTTCTCATACACCCCGAAACGTTCGGCATAATCGCCGACAACGTTCATTCCCACTTCCTGTG is drawn from Sulfitobacter sp. S223 and contains these coding sequences:
- the prfB gene encoding peptide chain release factor 2; this translates as MRAEVQSTVDKIRKSLDLLAQRLNVETAPYRLEEFNARVEDPTLWDDPEAAQKLMRDRQALVDAMATYEGIKTELQDNIDLIELGEMEDDAEVVGEAEAALTKLAKTAAQKELEALLDGEADANDTFLEINSGAGGTESCDWASMLARMYVRWAEKKGYTVELQSESAGEEAGIKSAAYKISGHNAYGWLKSESGVHRLVRISPFDSAAKRHTSFTSVKVYPVVDDNIEIEVNPSDIRIDTYRSSGAGGQHVNTTDSAVRITHHPTGIVVTSSEKSQHQNRDIAMKALKSRLYQMELDKRSALVNEVHENAGDAGWGNQIRSYVLQPYQMVKDLRTNYETSDTKGVLDGDLDGLMGATLALAVSGKSRAQAQGD